One Marinobacter sp. es.048 genomic window, GCCTCGTAAAGGGTATCCGGGGTAAGCTGTGGGTTGGGAATATAAGCGGTATGGGCAATCTGTTCGAGTTCGTTAAGCAACAGCCGGCACAGGAGAGTCTTGCCGGTGCCGACTTCTCCTGAGATCTTGATGAAGCCCTCCCGCTCTTTCAGAGCCACCAACAGCAGTTCCAGCGCATCGCCATGGCTGGGCGCCCGCAGAAAATAACGGGTGTTGGGCGTCAATGCGAACGGTGCTTCCTGCAGTCCGAAATGGGCTTCGTACATGCTATCGAACGGCTTTCTCCGGTTCCGGTGTGACCGATTCAGACGATTGCAGCAACTCGCGCAGCACATTCATACGCTCGCGGCTGGCAGAAACATCCGCATTCATCTCGGGCGTTCCGGCCACAACCGGACGCAGAAGAATGACCAGCTCGCTCTTGCGCGACTGGAAACGCCGCTGCTTGAACAGTTCACCTACCAGCGGGATGTCGCTGAAGAAGGGAACGGCGGAACTGTTGTCTTCACTGGAGTTCTGGATCAGACCACCGATCACGACAATCTGGCCGCTCTCGGCACGAATCACGCTGTCGGTTTCACGAACGGTGCTGCTGGCCAGGGGCAGCGTAACGTCCCGCTCGCCAATAGTGATTACCTTTTCCTGGTCGGTCACCTCACTGACCGAGGGATGCACGTGCAGGGTGATGACGCCGCTTTCGGAAATCTGGGGTGTCACATCCAGCGAAATGCCCGAGAAGAAGGGGGTCAGCTCCACGGAAGTTGATGTCGAATCGGTGGCCGTTACGGCGGAATTGTTGTCGTCGAAATCAATATCGGTCACGAAGAACTCGTCGGTACCTACCTTGATCACTGCTTTCTGGTTATTCACCGTTGAAATCCGGGGGCTGGAGAGAATCTGCACATTGCCCTGTTTACCGAGCAGCTCGATCAGACCGGTAAAGTCGCCGGCACGCACGCTGGCAGAAAACAGGCCTCCGATATCGGATGTCTGAATGACCTGGCCGGCCAGAGCCTGCGCGGTGAAATCCTCGGGCAGACCATCGGAGGCGGTAATGCTCGACGCGCTCTGGATATCCGACCAGTTGATGCCCTGCTGGTAGCCCTCGTTAAGCGCGATCTCCAGGATCTTGGCTTCCAGGATCACCTGACGCTGCATAATCAGCTCGGTGCGTCGCAGATACTCTTCAACCATGCGCAAATCCTCGGAACCGGCACGAACCATCACCAGACCGGCGCCCGGATTGACGATAACCTGTTGGCCATCACCGCCACCAACAATCATGCTCAGCGCGCGCTGAATGTCCTGCCAGAAATCCGAAGCCGTTTCCGTGGAAATGGTTGTTCCCACCAGGTTGCGAGTCTCCCCGGAACCAGTGCTATCGCCATTATTATTAGAACTACCGGAACTGCCACTGCGAGCACCAGTCACCTGCCCGGAACTCACACGGGTCTCGGAGCCGCCCTTGCG contains:
- the mshL gene encoding pilus (MSHA type) biogenesis protein MshL; this encodes MTTIKISGALALSLVLTACSNNPLMRSATATSTDAADAIDQSLEGATQPEPAAATSTEPSTPLPADISAALLPPLSGGADLDDRFDVNARGVPAASFFESLVEGTRYNVVVHPDVRTSIDLRLGDVTVPEVMDIAGDLYGLDIRRNGRLFRVQGNQIQTRMFPIDYLHFKRKGGSETRVSSGQVTGARSGSSGSSNNNGDSTGSGETRNLVGTTISTETASDFWQDIQRALSMIVGGGDGQQVIVNPGAGLVMVRAGSEDLRMVEEYLRRTELIMQRQVILEAKILEIALNEGYQQGINWSDIQSASSITASDGLPEDFTAQALAGQVIQTSDIGGLFSASVRAGDFTGLIELLGKQGNVQILSSPRISTVNNQKAVIKVGTDEFFVTDIDFDDNNSAVTATDSTSTSVELTPFFSGISLDVTPQISESGVITLHVHPSVSEVTDQEKVITIGERDVTLPLASSTVRETDSVIRAESGQIVVIGGLIQNSSEDNSSAVPFFSDIPLVGELFKQRRFQSRKSELVILLRPVVAGTPEMNADVSASRERMNVLRELLQSSESVTPEPEKAVR